Genomic segment of Aliarcobacter trophiarum LMG 25534:
CATCATTAAAAAAATCACATAATTGATTATAAGATTTTAAATAACTATCTTCCGTGATATTCATATCACAACTCATCAAAATTTGGTATATCAGCTCTTAGGAGCTTTCTAAAATAATCTTGCCTTACACTAAAACCAATCTCTTTTAACTTATCATCAATAGCTTTTAATTGCCCCTCTGATAGATAAACATTTACAGGTGTATTTAGCTTTTTTGTGAACTTTGTAGGTCTTCCTTTTTCTCCAGATGATTTATTTTCTGTTAGTTCTCTTGTTTCAATAGTAACATTTAAGTCATCTATTTTTACTGGTTCAATTTTTCTTTTTGCCATTTTATAATCCTTTATAGTGTTATTAAATATTAATTAATACTTTAAAATATTAATTATCTCTCAATATTTCATATCCCTCATAGTAGTAAGATTGTTCAATTCCTTTAAAAATAACTTCTCTATCATCAATTTTAGGAGTTAAATTTTCACCTAATAATGTTCTTATTTCTAAATCATTTATAGGGCTTCTTTCCATTGCTTGAAGATATAGTTCTTTAGGAACATTTTGCCAATTAACAACTTTTTGAAGTTCTTTTTTGAGTATCATATCTAGCCATATTCTCATAGTTCTACCATTTCCTTCTAAAAATGGGTGAGCAATATTCATTTCAACATATTTTTCAATAATCTCTTTAAAATTAGTTTGTGGCATTTGTTCTATCTTTGGTAATATCTCTTTTAGATATAAACTATTTGCAAATCTAAATCCACCTTTTGATATATTTAGTTCTCTTATTTCTCCAGCAAAATCATATAGTCCATCAAAAAGATATTTATGTATTTGTTGTAATCCTTTGAAAGTTCCAACTTCAATATTATCTATATCAGAACTTTCAAATAATTTGTATGCTTTTTCTAAACTTTTTTTGTCTATATCTCTCATATATTATTCCCATTATAATTTAAGTAAATTGTACCATAATGTTAGTTAGTATTTATTAGCATTAATAAATACTATATAGTATCATATTATGAGCTCAATTAACTCATCAACAAATTTATCAACATTTTTATATTTAATATTTTGTTCAAACTTACCCTTTAAATCATCTTTTTTAGTATTTTCATCTACCAGTTTTCTCATTAAAGCTGTTTTTGGTAGAAATAGGGTAGGGAATCTATTAAATCCATTTACTTCTATATGCTCCTGAAACTCTTTTATTTTTTCATCTTTTGTTGTTTTATCTACAATAAAAGCACCATTTAGAACAAATATAATCTTAGCTTTTATATTGTTTTTTAATATATAGTGAGCTGTTCTCATACTTTCACTTATACTTTCATAATCATCAAAAGAGGGGATAATATAAAAATCACTTTTTAAATCAACTAATCTTTCATCAAAATATCCACCTAAATCACAAATCAAATAATTTGATTTTGTTTTTATTGTTTGCTCTGTTGTTTTATCTCTTAAAATTAAACAATCCTCTTTTCTTTCGATAGATTTATTTTCAGGGATATTTATTGTTGAAACTACATTATAAGCTTCACTATCTCTTTTTTTATCAAAGTTTAAAATAGTTGTATTTAGCTTTTCAGCTAATAATCTAGCAATTGAACTTTTGCCACCACTTCTAAAATTTGCAGTTGTAATAAGTATCATAATTTTTCCTTTTTATTTTAGTATTAATTAATGTTAATTGCGAATAATATAATTTATAATATTAATAAATGCTTATAAGTATTAATAAATATTAATTAATATTTGTAATTAAATTTTGAGCCAAAAAAAAGACAGTACCAGGATAAAATCTTGGTACTATCTTTGAGCTTCTAATCATTTCTTCTTAGGTTTACCCTTATCATCAAAAGTTGTATATTTACAACCTTTTGAATAGTTTGAGCAACCCCACCAATAAGATGTTTTTTTATCTTTTACAGTTTTTCTTTTTATTAAATCTCCATCTTTACAATCAGGGCATTTGTGACCACTTGGTTTTAATATTAATGGTTTACCTTTATCATCAGGAAAAGATGTTTTACAACCACCTTGATAGTTGCTGCAACCCCAAAAAAATTTACCATCTTTATTTTTGATTTTTCTTAAATTTCCAATATCACAATTAGGACATTTTATACC
This window contains:
- the fic gene encoding protein adenylyltransferase Fic, whose protein sequence is MRDIDKKSLEKAYKLFESSDIDNIEVGTFKGLQQIHKYLFDGLYDFAGEIRELNISKGGFRFANSLYLKEILPKIEQMPQTNFKEIIEKYVEMNIAHPFLEGNGRTMRIWLDMILKKELQKVVNWQNVPKELYLQAMERSPINDLEIRTLLGENLTPKIDDREVIFKGIEQSYYYEGYEILRDN